A DNA window from Acetilactobacillus jinshanensis contains the following coding sequences:
- the smc gene encoding chromosome segregation protein SMC, producing the protein MKLKSVELIGFKSFAKKTRINFPTGITEIVGPNGSGKSNIIEAIRWALGEQSAKNLRSSRMTDVIFSGSQSYPALNRAKVALDFDNSDHFIDTNYTDLQIARTVYRDGTNNYYLNGKPCRLRDIQDLFMNTGIGNGSFSIISQGKVAQIFKSKPVDRRFIIETVAGIYKYRSQKEIAANKLSHVDNNFTRVSDLTYELGKRRHNLGHEKQVAQDYLAKKHVAGHLDIDWLLVISKQVNQKCKVIQKHAQGTTKRFNQFQQLESQLQDKNNNMNQRLAQLTKHYDHTQEAILNRSRQLDVLSNQKSLSQQKVSFWRHRIEHSKTDVRKIKQTIDALNSKHLKLKQSHRHFSQKATALTKQLNDLKPKRMPQSTGHLRDKITQFRNQYIDLVKRSANIQSQIQNQHQNYHENQVRANHLKAQLKNGKQLIAKSRQQLIETNKTLIHLKQQIARETKQIETLQNELSQVSQRLRVIKNSYDHDIRKQQSIRIRSHGLKRINDQHSNLYNGTRNLLAHQDRFNGILGTVANFIKVPDQYIQAIETTLRSQLQQIIVDSTLTARNIVKFMSVNHLGRVTLLPINEISKRWINPSIIDQCRQIYGFINVAANLVQMPDQFNAVKLHLLGNVLVSKDISSAVQISHAVHRRYRVVTLDGNVVNAGGSVTGGHGRYRYHGLLSQKAKIDHYQKLLKDLNSIVNREKDKGLQVSKQLSQVQQTLKAKQAHLNKDQQRYAVQKNVEERLSDELRNYQTILDQRKQIIDNPDGTDDSIQKFKRTQNQIKASLKVNHQKLIDVQKKVDKQSSVANEYDQKYQRQHESLIKIQSHAEQLSHDLKANSVQLSEAKHNLAQAKKDISQFTQDIKHQSQQVKSNGNLMALSKQIDKLNNQKTHYHELIIKDKNSLYKVKSRLSSLQNQLLDLRSRLNQYRLTSQEAEKKAHEVNGVLYRKYQIDVTKDNVAKPTMTLNQISSKLFRAQKALQEIGPVNVNAIKQFQKIDRRYQFFTKQINDLVTAKHQLMTTMNQMDSKIKVRFKDTFDKINAAFKVTYSQIFKGGRAKLELIDPKHLLTTGVNIMAQPPGKRYRNMELLSGGERALTAIALLFAILKIKPAPFCILDEAESALDAVNIDRFGDYMQKLKSKTQFIVITHRKTTMLYADNLYGVTMQNSGVSKIISVNLRKAKTEG; encoded by the coding sequence TTTGCAGATTGCTAGAACCGTTTATCGAGATGGGACTAATAACTATTATCTAAACGGTAAACCATGCCGATTACGTGATATTCAGGATCTATTCATGAACACCGGGATCGGTAACGGATCGTTTTCCATAATTTCACAGGGTAAAGTCGCTCAGATTTTCAAGAGTAAGCCGGTCGATCGTCGATTCATCATTGAAACGGTTGCTGGAATCTATAAGTACCGTTCCCAAAAGGAGATCGCGGCCAATAAGTTATCCCACGTTGACAATAATTTTACCCGAGTTAGTGACTTAACTTATGAATTAGGTAAGCGACGTCATAATTTAGGTCACGAAAAGCAGGTTGCCCAGGATTATCTAGCTAAAAAACACGTTGCCGGTCATTTAGATATTGATTGGCTTTTAGTGATTTCCAAGCAGGTTAATCAAAAATGTAAAGTTATTCAAAAGCATGCCCAAGGGACGACTAAACGGTTTAATCAGTTTCAACAGCTTGAATCCCAGTTACAGGACAAGAATAATAATATGAATCAGCGTTTGGCCCAATTAACTAAGCATTATGACCATACTCAAGAAGCGATTTTAAATCGTTCCCGTCAATTAGACGTCTTGTCTAATCAAAAGAGTTTAAGTCAGCAAAAGGTGTCATTTTGGCGTCACCGGATTGAACATTCTAAAACTGATGTTAGAAAGATTAAGCAAACTATTGATGCCTTAAACTCTAAGCATTTGAAATTAAAACAAAGTCATCGGCATTTCTCGCAAAAGGCGACGGCCCTTACAAAACAGCTCAATGATTTAAAGCCTAAACGAATGCCTCAATCGACTGGCCATCTTCGTGATAAAATTACTCAGTTTCGTAATCAATACATTGATTTAGTTAAACGGTCAGCAAATATCCAGAGTCAAATTCAAAATCAGCACCAAAATTATCATGAAAACCAAGTCCGTGCTAATCACTTAAAGGCTCAATTAAAGAACGGTAAACAATTAATTGCAAAATCACGTCAGCAGTTAATTGAAACGAATAAAACGTTGATTCATTTGAAACAGCAAATTGCTCGTGAAACTAAGCAGATTGAGACTTTACAGAATGAATTAAGTCAAGTATCACAGCGTCTTAGAGTCATAAAAAATAGTTATGATCACGATATTCGTAAACAGCAGAGTATTCGAATTAGATCACACGGCTTAAAACGAATCAATGATCAGCACTCTAATTTATATAATGGGACCCGGAATTTATTAGCTCATCAAGATCGTTTTAACGGTATTTTGGGGACAGTTGCTAATTTTATCAAAGTGCCAGATCAATATATCCAGGCCATTGAAACAACTTTACGTTCTCAGCTTCAACAAATTATTGTTGATAGTACGCTAACTGCTAGAAATATCGTTAAATTTATGTCTGTAAATCATTTGGGTCGAGTAACGTTATTACCGATTAACGAAATTTCAAAGCGATGGATCAATCCATCAATTATTGATCAGTGTCGACAAATTTATGGTTTTATAAACGTTGCGGCTAATTTAGTTCAAATGCCTGATCAGTTTAATGCCGTTAAACTACATTTATTGGGCAACGTCTTGGTCAGTAAGGATATTTCCTCTGCCGTTCAGATTAGTCACGCTGTTCATCGTCGTTATCGAGTTGTAACTTTAGATGGCAACGTGGTTAATGCTGGCGGATCCGTTACTGGTGGTCATGGGCGATATCGTTATCACGGTTTATTATCACAAAAAGCAAAAATAGACCATTACCAAAAATTGCTAAAGGATTTAAATTCGATTGTTAACCGTGAAAAAGATAAGGGTCTTCAAGTTAGTAAGCAATTGAGTCAAGTTCAACAGACACTGAAAGCTAAGCAAGCTCATCTCAACAAAGATCAGCAACGCTATGCCGTTCAAAAGAATGTCGAGGAACGATTATCTGACGAATTACGTAATTACCAGACCATTTTAGATCAACGGAAGCAAATAATTGATAATCCTGATGGAACCGACGATTCGATTCAAAAATTTAAACGGACCCAAAATCAGATTAAAGCTTCGTTGAAAGTTAATCATCAGAAGTTAATTGATGTGCAAAAGAAAGTCGACAAACAATCTTCCGTAGCTAATGAATATGATCAAAAGTATCAACGTCAGCATGAATCACTCATTAAAATTCAAAGTCATGCTGAACAATTGAGCCATGATTTGAAAGCTAATTCAGTTCAATTATCAGAAGCTAAGCATAATTTGGCCCAGGCTAAGAAGGATATTAGTCAGTTTACCCAAGATATAAAGCATCAATCTCAGCAGGTTAAATCTAACGGCAATTTAATGGCTTTGAGTAAACAGATTGATAAACTAAATAATCAAAAGACTCATTACCACGAATTAATTATTAAAGATAAGAATTCACTTTATAAAGTTAAGAGTCGTTTATCAAGTCTTCAGAATCAGTTACTGGACTTACGCAGTCGACTGAATCAATATCGATTGACCAGTCAGGAAGCTGAGAAAAAGGCGCATGAAGTTAACGGTGTCTTATACCGAAAGTACCAAATTGACGTGACTAAAGATAACGTGGCCAAGCCAACAATGACTCTAAATCAAATCAGTTCTAAATTATTTAGGGCTCAAAAAGCGTTGCAGGAAATTGGCCCAGTTAACGTTAACGCCATTAAGCAGTTCCAAAAGATCGATCGTCGTTATCAATTTTTTACGAAACAAATTAATGATTTGGTTACGGCTAAACACCAATTAATGACGACGATGAACCAAATGGATTCCAAGATTAAAGTTCGTTTTAAGGATACGTTTGATAAGATTAATGCCGCGTTTAAAGTTACGTATTCACAGATTTTTAAGGGCGGTCGAGCTAAACTCGAACTAATTGATCCGAAGCATCTTTTAACGACCGGCGTTAACATCATGGCACAGCCACCGGGCAAACGATACCGAAACATGGAATTATTGTCTGGTGGAGAACGGGCATTAACTGCAATCGCTTTACTGTTCGCCATCTTGAAGATTAAACCGGCACCATTTTGTATCCTGGATGAAGCTGAATCGGCATTGGACGCCGTAAATATTGACCGCTTCGGTGATTATATGCAAAAATTGAAGTCAAAGACCCAGTTTATTGTGATCACACATCGCAAGACGACGATGTTATATGCCGATAATTTATACGGAGTCACGATGCAGAATTCGGGAGTTTCTAAGATTATCTCGGTTAATTTAAGAAAAGCTAAGACAGAGGGATGA